A single window of Toxotes jaculatrix isolate fToxJac2 chromosome 4, fToxJac2.pri, whole genome shotgun sequence DNA harbors:
- the mgat3b gene encoding beta-1,4-mannosyl-glycoprotein 4-beta-N-acetylglucosaminyltransferase isoform X3, protein MKMRRHRVFLLCTVGLCVISFLHYYKALHYVSLLRELSAPYPNIKSFIMVTGFFWREKGVAATPLSPASPEEAPPLPVLHQLDTKARGVAGAAGGGGGGGMGLGIEGVVVGGAGIVGSARLEQRDDPAAPHPWEKPVENQRGDSPNEVGQERAEDHLKPRNPSHQAQPAGPDLPEVALGGKEHQVVFLKDQFQEPLESMGDLHTRTHQLQDDKTPYFVRTKAGALCFRQGTEVATPKEYSGKAGGAVANGGGDGARAGAAGQRKPLQVQQQPSIAPKAKARARGNGKRLVKCVCRPGWHGPYCGVPTMVYHSNLPTKERLTPRETPRRVINAINVNHEFDLLHVRFHELAQAVDLFLVCESNFTAYGEKRPLSFLRLLLNGTYDYIRHKILYVFLDHFPEGGRQDGWIADDYLRTFLTRNGMSRVVGSRSDDVFVINDADEIPAHEGLLFLKLFDGWTEPFAIHMRKSLYGFFWKQFGSLEVVSGCTVGMLRDVYDGDGIKLRRREYYTMPGFRKYENDTGHILVQWSVGSPFHFAGWHCSWCFTPEGIYFKLVSAQNGDFPRWGDYEDKRDLNYIRDLIRRGGWFDGSTQEYPPVDPKEHMYAPKFMLEHYDRYRYLLENPYNKASRLSEG, encoded by the exons ATGAAAATGCGGCGGCACAGGGTGTTCTTGCTGTGCACGGTGGGCCTGTGCGTCATCTCCTTCCTCCACTACTACAAGGCCCTCCACTATGTCTCCCTGCTGCGTGAGCTCTCCGCCCCATACCCCAACATCAAGTCCTTCATCATGGTCACTGGCTTCTTCTGGAGGGAGAAAGGTGTGGCTGCCACCCCACTCAGTCCCGCCTCCCCGGAAGAGGCCCCTCCCCTACCCGTTCTCCACCAATTGGACACCAAAGCTAGAGGAGTGGCGGGTGCTgcgggaggagggggaggaggagggatgggtTTGGGGATTGAGGGGGTCGTAGTTGGAGGTGCTGGGATTGTTGGCAGCGCAAGGCTGGAGCAGAGGGATGATCCGGCAGCCCCTCATCCCTGGGAGAAACCAGTGGAGAACCAGCGGGGAGACTCTCCAAATGAGGTAGGACAG GAGAGAGCTGAAGACCATTTAAAGCCACGGAACCCCAGCCACCAAGCTCAACCTGCTGGGCCTGACCTTCCAGAGGTCGCGTTGGGTGGAAAAGAACACCAGGTGGTGTTCCTCAAGGATCAGTTTCAGGAACCCTTAGAATCCATGGGAGACCTCCACACCCGCACTCACCAGCTTCAAGATGACAAAACACCTTACTTTGTCAGAACCAAAGCTGGAGCACTTTGCTTCAGGCAAGGGACGGAGGTGGCTACCCCAAAGGAGTACTCTGGGAAAGCAGGTGGGGCTGTCGCTAATGGAGGTGGGGACGGTGCTCGGGCCGGGGCTGCTGGGCAACGGAAACCTCTGCAAGTCCAGCAGCAGCCCTCCATAGCGCCAAAAGCCAAGGCGAGGGCCAGGGGAAATGGGAAGCGGCtggtcaagtgtgtgtgtcggcCAGGATGGCACGGGCCTTACTGTGGGGTTCCCACCATGGTGTACCACTCCAATCTACCGACCAAGGAGAGACTGACACCCAGGGAGACCCCGCGGAGGGTGATCAACGCTATCAACGTTAACCACGAGTTTGACCTGCTGCACGTACGCTTTCACGAGCTCGCCCAAGCCGTTGATCTGTTCCTTGTATGTGAATCCAACTTTACTGCGTATGGAGAGAAACGGCCGCTGAG TTTCCTGCGGCTCCTCCTCAATGGTACATACGATTACATACGTCACAAGATCCTGTACGTGTTCCTCGACCACTTCCCAGAGGGCGGTCGGCAGGACGGCTGGATTGCTGATGACTACTTGCGCACCTTCTTGACGCGTAACGGCATGTCCAGGGTGGTGGGCTCCAGGTCAGACGATGTCTTTGTCATCAATGACGCAGATGAAATCCCAGCGCACGAGGGTCTCCTGTTCCTCAAACTATTTGATGGCTGGACAGAACCTTTCGCCATCCACATGCGCAAG TCACTGTATGGATTTTTCTGGAAGCAGTTTGGGTCTCTAGAGGTGGTATCAGGTTGCACTGTGGGGATGCTCCGGGACGTCTACGACGGTGACGGCATCAAACTGCGGCGGCGTGAATACTACACCATGCCTGGTTTCCGCAAATACGAGAACGACACTGGCCACATCCTAGTGCAGTGGTCGGTGGGCAGCCCCTTCCACTTCGCTGGGTGGCACTGCTCCTGGTGCTTCACGCCAGAGGGGATCTACTTCAAGCTGGTGTCAGCACAGAATGGAGACTTCCCGCGTTGGGGTGACTACGAGGACAAACGAGACCTCAACTACATCCGTGATCTGATCCGGAGAGGGGGTTGGTTCGATGGCTCCACACAGGAATATCCCCCGGTGGACCCCAAAGAGCACATGTACGCCCCCAAGTTCATGCTCGAGCACTATGACAGATACCGCTACCTCCTGGAGAACCCTTACAACAAAGCGTCCAGACTGAGTGAGGGATAG
- the mgat3b gene encoding beta-1,4-mannosyl-glycoprotein 4-beta-N-acetylglucosaminyltransferase isoform X2 has protein sequence MSRGKCGRMKMRRHRVFLLCTVGLCVISFLHYYKALHYVSLLRELSAPYPNIKSFIMVTGFFWREKGVAATPLSPASPEEAPPLPVLHQLDTKARGVAGAAGGGGGGGMGLGIEGVVVGGAGIVGSARLEQRDDPAAPHPWEKPVENQRGDSPNEVGQERAEDHLKPRNPSHQAQPAGPDLPEVALGGKEHQVVFLKDQFQEPLESMGDLHTRTHQLQDDKTPYFVRTKAGALCFRQGTEVATPKEYSGKAGGAVANGGGDGARAGAAGQRKPLQVQQQPSIAPKAKARARGNGKRLVKCVCRPGWHGPYCGVPTMVYHSNLPTKERLTPRETPRRVINAINVNHEFDLLHVRFHELAQAVDLFLVCESNFTAYGEKRPLSFLRLLLNGTYDYIRHKILYVFLDHFPEGGRQDGWIADDYLRTFLTRNGMSRVVGSRSDDVFVINDADEIPAHEGLLFLKLFDGWTEPFAIHMRKSLYGFFWKQFGSLEVVSGCTVGMLRDVYDGDGIKLRRREYYTMPGFRKYENDTGHILVQWSVGSPFHFAGWHCSWCFTPEGIYFKLVSAQNGDFPRWGDYEDKRDLNYIRDLIRRGGWFDGSTQEYPPVDPKEHMYAPKFMLEHYDRYRYLLENPYNKASRLSEG, from the exons GATGAAAATGCGGCGGCACAGGGTGTTCTTGCTGTGCACGGTGGGCCTGTGCGTCATCTCCTTCCTCCACTACTACAAGGCCCTCCACTATGTCTCCCTGCTGCGTGAGCTCTCCGCCCCATACCCCAACATCAAGTCCTTCATCATGGTCACTGGCTTCTTCTGGAGGGAGAAAGGTGTGGCTGCCACCCCACTCAGTCCCGCCTCCCCGGAAGAGGCCCCTCCCCTACCCGTTCTCCACCAATTGGACACCAAAGCTAGAGGAGTGGCGGGTGCTgcgggaggagggggaggaggagggatgggtTTGGGGATTGAGGGGGTCGTAGTTGGAGGTGCTGGGATTGTTGGCAGCGCAAGGCTGGAGCAGAGGGATGATCCGGCAGCCCCTCATCCCTGGGAGAAACCAGTGGAGAACCAGCGGGGAGACTCTCCAAATGAGGTAGGACAG GAGAGAGCTGAAGACCATTTAAAGCCACGGAACCCCAGCCACCAAGCTCAACCTGCTGGGCCTGACCTTCCAGAGGTCGCGTTGGGTGGAAAAGAACACCAGGTGGTGTTCCTCAAGGATCAGTTTCAGGAACCCTTAGAATCCATGGGAGACCTCCACACCCGCACTCACCAGCTTCAAGATGACAAAACACCTTACTTTGTCAGAACCAAAGCTGGAGCACTTTGCTTCAGGCAAGGGACGGAGGTGGCTACCCCAAAGGAGTACTCTGGGAAAGCAGGTGGGGCTGTCGCTAATGGAGGTGGGGACGGTGCTCGGGCCGGGGCTGCTGGGCAACGGAAACCTCTGCAAGTCCAGCAGCAGCCCTCCATAGCGCCAAAAGCCAAGGCGAGGGCCAGGGGAAATGGGAAGCGGCtggtcaagtgtgtgtgtcggcCAGGATGGCACGGGCCTTACTGTGGGGTTCCCACCATGGTGTACCACTCCAATCTACCGACCAAGGAGAGACTGACACCCAGGGAGACCCCGCGGAGGGTGATCAACGCTATCAACGTTAACCACGAGTTTGACCTGCTGCACGTACGCTTTCACGAGCTCGCCCAAGCCGTTGATCTGTTCCTTGTATGTGAATCCAACTTTACTGCGTATGGAGAGAAACGGCCGCTGAG TTTCCTGCGGCTCCTCCTCAATGGTACATACGATTACATACGTCACAAGATCCTGTACGTGTTCCTCGACCACTTCCCAGAGGGCGGTCGGCAGGACGGCTGGATTGCTGATGACTACTTGCGCACCTTCTTGACGCGTAACGGCATGTCCAGGGTGGTGGGCTCCAGGTCAGACGATGTCTTTGTCATCAATGACGCAGATGAAATCCCAGCGCACGAGGGTCTCCTGTTCCTCAAACTATTTGATGGCTGGACAGAACCTTTCGCCATCCACATGCGCAAG TCACTGTATGGATTTTTCTGGAAGCAGTTTGGGTCTCTAGAGGTGGTATCAGGTTGCACTGTGGGGATGCTCCGGGACGTCTACGACGGTGACGGCATCAAACTGCGGCGGCGTGAATACTACACCATGCCTGGTTTCCGCAAATACGAGAACGACACTGGCCACATCCTAGTGCAGTGGTCGGTGGGCAGCCCCTTCCACTTCGCTGGGTGGCACTGCTCCTGGTGCTTCACGCCAGAGGGGATCTACTTCAAGCTGGTGTCAGCACAGAATGGAGACTTCCCGCGTTGGGGTGACTACGAGGACAAACGAGACCTCAACTACATCCGTGATCTGATCCGGAGAGGGGGTTGGTTCGATGGCTCCACACAGGAATATCCCCCGGTGGACCCCAAAGAGCACATGTACGCCCCCAAGTTCATGCTCGAGCACTATGACAGATACCGCTACCTCCTGGAGAACCCTTACAACAAAGCGTCCAGACTGAGTGAGGGATAG
- the mgat3b gene encoding beta-1,4-mannosyl-glycoprotein 4-beta-N-acetylglucosaminyltransferase isoform X1 — MSWLRGTWAHPSPQKTPTRCLQLLCLMKMRRHRVFLLCTVGLCVISFLHYYKALHYVSLLRELSAPYPNIKSFIMVTGFFWREKGVAATPLSPASPEEAPPLPVLHQLDTKARGVAGAAGGGGGGGMGLGIEGVVVGGAGIVGSARLEQRDDPAAPHPWEKPVENQRGDSPNEERAEDHLKPRNPSHQAQPAGPDLPEVALGGKEHQVVFLKDQFQEPLESMGDLHTRTHQLQDDKTPYFVRTKAGALCFRQGTEVATPKEYSGKAGGAVANGGGDGARAGAAGQRKPLQVQQQPSIAPKAKARARGNGKRLVKCVCRPGWHGPYCGVPTMVYHSNLPTKERLTPRETPRRVINAINVNHEFDLLHVRFHELAQAVDLFLVCESNFTAYGEKRPLSFLRLLLNGTYDYIRHKILYVFLDHFPEGGRQDGWIADDYLRTFLTRNGMSRVVGSRSDDVFVINDADEIPAHEGLLFLKLFDGWTEPFAIHMRKSLYGFFWKQFGSLEVVSGCTVGMLRDVYDGDGIKLRRREYYTMPGFRKYENDTGHILVQWSVGSPFHFAGWHCSWCFTPEGIYFKLVSAQNGDFPRWGDYEDKRDLNYIRDLIRRGGWFDGSTQEYPPVDPKEHMYAPKFMLEHYDRYRYLLENPYNKASRLSEG; from the exons ATGTCTTGGCTAAGAGGGACCTGGGCACACCCGAGTCCACAGAAAACACCCACACGATGCCTGCAGTTGCTCTGTTT GATGAAAATGCGGCGGCACAGGGTGTTCTTGCTGTGCACGGTGGGCCTGTGCGTCATCTCCTTCCTCCACTACTACAAGGCCCTCCACTATGTCTCCCTGCTGCGTGAGCTCTCCGCCCCATACCCCAACATCAAGTCCTTCATCATGGTCACTGGCTTCTTCTGGAGGGAGAAAGGTGTGGCTGCCACCCCACTCAGTCCCGCCTCCCCGGAAGAGGCCCCTCCCCTACCCGTTCTCCACCAATTGGACACCAAAGCTAGAGGAGTGGCGGGTGCTgcgggaggagggggaggaggagggatgggtTTGGGGATTGAGGGGGTCGTAGTTGGAGGTGCTGGGATTGTTGGCAGCGCAAGGCTGGAGCAGAGGGATGATCCGGCAGCCCCTCATCCCTGGGAGAAACCAGTGGAGAACCAGCGGGGAGACTCTCCAAATGAG GAGAGAGCTGAAGACCATTTAAAGCCACGGAACCCCAGCCACCAAGCTCAACCTGCTGGGCCTGACCTTCCAGAGGTCGCGTTGGGTGGAAAAGAACACCAGGTGGTGTTCCTCAAGGATCAGTTTCAGGAACCCTTAGAATCCATGGGAGACCTCCACACCCGCACTCACCAGCTTCAAGATGACAAAACACCTTACTTTGTCAGAACCAAAGCTGGAGCACTTTGCTTCAGGCAAGGGACGGAGGTGGCTACCCCAAAGGAGTACTCTGGGAAAGCAGGTGGGGCTGTCGCTAATGGAGGTGGGGACGGTGCTCGGGCCGGGGCTGCTGGGCAACGGAAACCTCTGCAAGTCCAGCAGCAGCCCTCCATAGCGCCAAAAGCCAAGGCGAGGGCCAGGGGAAATGGGAAGCGGCtggtcaagtgtgtgtgtcggcCAGGATGGCACGGGCCTTACTGTGGGGTTCCCACCATGGTGTACCACTCCAATCTACCGACCAAGGAGAGACTGACACCCAGGGAGACCCCGCGGAGGGTGATCAACGCTATCAACGTTAACCACGAGTTTGACCTGCTGCACGTACGCTTTCACGAGCTCGCCCAAGCCGTTGATCTGTTCCTTGTATGTGAATCCAACTTTACTGCGTATGGAGAGAAACGGCCGCTGAG TTTCCTGCGGCTCCTCCTCAATGGTACATACGATTACATACGTCACAAGATCCTGTACGTGTTCCTCGACCACTTCCCAGAGGGCGGTCGGCAGGACGGCTGGATTGCTGATGACTACTTGCGCACCTTCTTGACGCGTAACGGCATGTCCAGGGTGGTGGGCTCCAGGTCAGACGATGTCTTTGTCATCAATGACGCAGATGAAATCCCAGCGCACGAGGGTCTCCTGTTCCTCAAACTATTTGATGGCTGGACAGAACCTTTCGCCATCCACATGCGCAAG TCACTGTATGGATTTTTCTGGAAGCAGTTTGGGTCTCTAGAGGTGGTATCAGGTTGCACTGTGGGGATGCTCCGGGACGTCTACGACGGTGACGGCATCAAACTGCGGCGGCGTGAATACTACACCATGCCTGGTTTCCGCAAATACGAGAACGACACTGGCCACATCCTAGTGCAGTGGTCGGTGGGCAGCCCCTTCCACTTCGCTGGGTGGCACTGCTCCTGGTGCTTCACGCCAGAGGGGATCTACTTCAAGCTGGTGTCAGCACAGAATGGAGACTTCCCGCGTTGGGGTGACTACGAGGACAAACGAGACCTCAACTACATCCGTGATCTGATCCGGAGAGGGGGTTGGTTCGATGGCTCCACACAGGAATATCCCCCGGTGGACCCCAAAGAGCACATGTACGCCCCCAAGTTCATGCTCGAGCACTATGACAGATACCGCTACCTCCTGGAGAACCCTTACAACAAAGCGTCCAGACTGAGTGAGGGATAG